One Phenylobacterium hankyongense DNA segment encodes these proteins:
- a CDS encoding MarR family winged helix-turn-helix transcriptional regulator, which translates to MPAAAVTDPTDIVALADALRPALLRVSRRLRQEAQKAGLSAQDALLLGAIKKNPGVGVSALADAERTSRPTMSGHIKRLEALGLVARSGDEADGRRSGLAITAAGARKLDIIRRQRNDWLAARLATLPAAERATLAAAAAPLLKLVGAQA; encoded by the coding sequence ATGCCCGCCGCGGCCGTCACCGATCCCACCGACATCGTCGCCCTGGCCGACGCCCTGCGTCCGGCCCTGCTGCGCGTCTCGCGCCGGCTGCGCCAGGAGGCGCAGAAGGCCGGCCTCTCGGCCCAGGACGCCCTGCTCCTCGGCGCCATCAAGAAGAACCCCGGCGTCGGCGTCAGCGCCCTGGCCGACGCCGAGCGCACCTCGCGTCCGACCATGAGCGGCCATATCAAGCGCCTGGAGGCGTTGGGGCTGGTGGCCCGCAGCGGGGACGAGGCCGACGGCCGCCGCTCGGGCCTGGCGATCACCGCCGCCGGCGCGCGCAAGCTCGACATCATCCGCCGCCAGCGCAACGACTGGCTCGCCGCGCGCCTCGCCACCCTCCCGGCGGCGGAGCGGGCGACGCTGGCCGCCGCCGCCGCCCCGCTGCTCAAGCTGGTGGGCGCGCAGGCATGA
- a CDS encoding MFS transporter: MRRADTLAEELIEQPILDAAAVESIPAPAAAQAGAGRNWLVPAIIGSALMMQTLEATVISNALPTIARAMHEDPLRLNMAITMFLLASAVFLPVSGWVADKFGAKRVFMLSIVLFAVSSAACGFAQTLPELVVGRIFQGMAAAMMAPVGRLVLLRTTAKSELIGAMSVLTMPALLGPVIGPVLGGFIVTYFNWRWIFYINLPVALVGVLLVRAYVPNVKEQAVSPIDLVGIVLTGVGLASLIFGFENLGRSVLPPPAVAGLFAFSALSLGLYWRHARGNPHAILDLSIFRIRTFSASVTGGAFMRIAMGATPFLLAMLLQIGFGMSAFAAGLMTFISAAGALLMKTVAPPILRRFGFRKVLIVNAVIVGVSFMAYSLFKPSTPHWLIMIVLAVGGLFRSLQFTSLNGLAYADIGQDRMSRASTTSAMAQQVVQSVGIGLAAALIHILMLARGETHLTAGAVSPAFLIVGLVSLVSIAWFVPLPADAGDDMNGRGRA; this comes from the coding sequence ATGAGGCGGGCCGACACCCTCGCCGAGGAGCTGATCGAACAGCCGATCCTGGACGCGGCCGCGGTGGAGTCCATTCCGGCGCCTGCGGCCGCGCAGGCCGGCGCGGGCCGCAACTGGCTGGTCCCGGCGATCATCGGCTCGGCGCTGATGATGCAGACGCTGGAGGCCACGGTGATCTCCAACGCCCTGCCGACCATCGCGCGCGCCATGCACGAGGATCCGCTGCGGCTGAACATGGCCATCACCATGTTCCTGCTGGCCTCGGCGGTCTTCCTGCCGGTCTCCGGCTGGGTGGCCGACAAGTTCGGCGCCAAGCGCGTCTTCATGCTGTCGATCGTGCTGTTCGCGGTCTCCTCGGCGGCCTGCGGCTTCGCCCAGACCCTGCCGGAGCTGGTGGTCGGGCGGATCTTCCAGGGCATGGCCGCGGCCATGATGGCCCCGGTCGGACGCCTCGTGCTCCTGCGCACCACCGCGAAGAGCGAGCTGATCGGCGCGATGTCGGTGCTGACCATGCCGGCGCTGCTGGGGCCGGTGATCGGGCCGGTGCTCGGCGGCTTCATCGTCACCTATTTCAACTGGCGCTGGATCTTCTACATCAACCTGCCGGTCGCCCTGGTCGGCGTCCTGCTGGTGCGCGCCTACGTGCCCAACGTGAAGGAGCAGGCGGTCTCGCCGATCGACCTCGTCGGCATCGTCCTGACCGGCGTCGGCCTCGCCAGCCTGATCTTCGGCTTCGAGAACCTGGGCCGCAGCGTCCTGCCGCCGCCGGCCGTGGCCGGGCTGTTCGCCTTCTCGGCGCTGAGCCTCGGCCTCTACTGGCGGCACGCGCGCGGCAATCCGCACGCCATCCTCGACCTCAGCATCTTCCGCATCCGGACCTTCTCTGCCTCGGTCACCGGCGGCGCCTTCATGCGCATCGCCATGGGCGCGACGCCGTTCCTGCTGGCCATGCTGCTGCAGATCGGCTTCGGCATGTCCGCCTTCGCCGCCGGCCTGATGACCTTCATCTCGGCGGCCGGCGCCCTGCTGATGAAGACCGTGGCGCCGCCGATCCTGCGCCGCTTCGGTTTCCGCAAGGTTCTGATCGTCAACGCGGTGATCGTCGGCGTCAGCTTCATGGCCTACAGCCTGTTCAAGCCGTCGACGCCGCACTGGCTGATCATGATCGTGCTGGCGGTGGGCGGCCTCTTCCGCTCCCTGCAGTTCACCAGCCTGAACGGCCTGGCCTACGCCGACATCGGCCAGGACCGGATGAGCCGCGCCTCCACCACCTCCGCCATGGCCCAGCAGGTCGTGCAGTCGGTCGGCATCGGCCTGGCCGCCGCGCTGATCCACATCCTCATGCTGGCCCGCGGCGAGACCCACCTGACCGCCGGCGCCGTCAGCCCGGCCTTCCTGATCGTCGGGCTGGTGTCCCTCGTCTCGATCGCCTGGTTCGTCCCCCTGCCGGCCGACGCCGGCGACGACATGAACGGCCGCGGCCGCGCCTGA
- a CDS encoding M1 family metallopeptidase, which translates to MKTVTALAAVLLAAGSPVIAAPAHKAPAKPAAVARVVLPTAVAPERYDIRVTPDAQKLTFQGQARIAVVVKRATDRIVLNAADLTIQKVSLSGRPAAPRIVLDDAQQTAAFVFAKPLTPGRYVLSIDYAGKIFTQASGLFALDYDGAKGKQRALFTQFENSDARRFAPMWDEPGVKSVFALTVEAPADQMAISNMPVAKTTALPGGRQAVTFADSPKMSSYLLFLGLGDFERIHRQVGKTDVGVVVRRGDTAKGEFALDAAVKILGYYNDYFGTPYPLPKLDLVAGPGQSQFFGAMENWGAIFYFDYYLLLDPKLSTEHDRQQVFVVIAHEMAHQWFGDLVTMAWWDDLWLNEGFASWMENKATDHFHPEWKMWLQTQSGQQAAMRLDARTGTHPIITPIPDVFAAANAFDDITYQKGQAVIRMLESYVGEDVFRAGVRNYIARHAYGNTVTDDLWTELDHVSPKPVTAIAHDFTLQAGVPLIRAEPAPQGLRLTQGRFAADAASQTPHTWRTPVAVGGADGAVAWRGVVSANSPAVVPGAGERPAVVNAGQTAYFRTAYAPELWTPLAPRFAGLTPEDQLGLLYDSRALGEAGVAPMSRFLELTRYADPGLDPIVLQTLADELAAIDGYYQGLPGRDAYRAFARARLAPVFARVGWTPAPGEADNVALLRTSLIAALGEFDDPAVVAEARRRFAAYLKDPQSLTGSVRSTVLGIVAGHADATAWEQLHQLARASTDPTDKSRLYRRLGASHDPALADKALALALSGEPVATDAPAIISAVANVYPEKAFDFALAHRAAIEAMLEPTSRTSFFTGLGGRSHDPAMEQKLAAFAKTAPASSRGEADKAIAAVRVRIDVTTKRLPEVDRWLATHPG; encoded by the coding sequence ATGAAGACCGTCACCGCCCTCGCCGCCGTCCTGCTGGCGGCGGGATCTCCCGTCATCGCCGCGCCCGCGCACAAGGCGCCGGCCAAGCCCGCCGCGGTCGCCCGCGTGGTCCTGCCGACCGCCGTCGCGCCGGAGCGCTACGACATCCGGGTCACCCCGGACGCCCAGAAGCTGACCTTCCAGGGCCAGGCCAGGATCGCCGTGGTGGTGAAGCGCGCCACCGACCGCATCGTGCTGAACGCCGCCGACCTGACCATCCAGAAGGTCAGCCTGTCCGGCCGCCCCGCCGCCCCGCGCATCGTCCTCGACGACGCCCAGCAGACCGCCGCCTTCGTGTTCGCCAAGCCGCTGACGCCCGGCCGCTACGTGCTGAGCATCGACTACGCGGGCAAGATCTTCACCCAGGCCTCGGGCCTGTTCGCCCTCGACTACGACGGGGCCAAGGGCAAGCAGCGCGCCCTCTTCACCCAGTTCGAGAACTCCGACGCCCGCCGTTTCGCCCCCATGTGGGATGAGCCCGGCGTGAAGTCGGTCTTCGCCCTCACGGTGGAGGCCCCCGCCGACCAGATGGCGATCTCCAACATGCCGGTGGCGAAGACCACGGCCCTGCCCGGCGGCCGCCAGGCGGTGACCTTCGCCGACTCGCCGAAGATGAGCTCCTACCTGCTGTTCCTCGGGCTCGGCGACTTCGAGCGCATCCACCGGCAGGTGGGCAAGACCGACGTCGGCGTGGTGGTCCGCCGCGGCGACACCGCCAAGGGCGAATTCGCCCTCGACGCGGCGGTCAAGATCCTCGGCTACTACAATGACTATTTCGGCACGCCCTACCCGCTGCCCAAGCTCGACCTGGTGGCCGGCCCCGGCCAGAGCCAGTTCTTCGGCGCCATGGAGAACTGGGGGGCGATCTTCTACTTCGACTATTACCTGCTGCTCGACCCCAAGCTCTCCACCGAGCATGACCGCCAGCAGGTGTTCGTGGTGATCGCCCACGAGATGGCCCACCAGTGGTTCGGCGACCTCGTCACCATGGCCTGGTGGGACGACCTGTGGCTCAACGAGGGCTTCGCCTCCTGGATGGAGAACAAGGCCACCGACCACTTCCATCCCGAGTGGAAGATGTGGCTGCAGACCCAGAGCGGCCAGCAGGCGGCCATGCGGCTCGACGCCCGCACCGGCACGCACCCGATCATCACCCCGATCCCCGACGTGTTCGCCGCCGCCAACGCCTTCGACGACATCACCTACCAGAAGGGCCAGGCGGTCATCCGCATGCTGGAGAGCTATGTGGGCGAGGATGTCTTCCGCGCCGGCGTGCGCAACTACATCGCCAGGCACGCCTACGGGAACACGGTCACCGACGACCTGTGGACCGAGCTCGACCACGTGTCGCCGAAGCCGGTGACCGCCATCGCCCATGACTTCACCCTGCAGGCCGGCGTGCCGCTGATCCGCGCCGAGCCGGCGCCGCAGGGCCTGCGGCTCACCCAGGGCCGCTTCGCCGCCGACGCCGCCTCGCAGACGCCGCACACCTGGCGCACGCCGGTTGCAGTCGGCGGCGCCGATGGCGCTGTGGCCTGGCGCGGCGTCGTCAGCGCAAACTCGCCCGCGGTCGTGCCCGGGGCGGGCGAGAGGCCCGCGGTCGTCAACGCCGGCCAGACCGCCTACTTCCGCACCGCCTATGCGCCGGAGCTGTGGACGCCGCTCGCGCCGCGGTTCGCCGGTCTGACGCCGGAAGACCAGCTCGGCCTGCTCTACGACAGCCGCGCGCTCGGCGAGGCCGGCGTCGCGCCGATGAGCCGGTTCCTGGAGCTGACCCGCTACGCCGATCCGGGCCTCGACCCGATCGTGCTGCAGACCCTGGCCGATGAGTTGGCGGCCATCGACGGCTATTACCAGGGCCTGCCCGGCCGCGACGCCTATCGCGCCTTCGCCCGCGCCCGCCTCGCCCCGGTCTTCGCCCGCGTCGGCTGGACGCCGGCGCCCGGCGAGGCCGACAACGTCGCCCTGCTGCGCACCTCGCTGATAGCCGCGCTGGGTGAATTCGACGACCCGGCCGTGGTCGCCGAAGCGCGTCGCCGGTTCGCCGCGTACCTGAAGGATCCGCAGAGCCTCACCGGCTCGGTCCGCAGCACGGTGCTGGGCATCGTCGCCGGCCACGCGGACGCAACCGCCTGGGAGCAACTGCACCAGCTCGCCCGCGCCTCGACCGACCCCACCGACAAGTCGCGCCTCTACCGCCGCCTGGGCGCGAGCCACGATCCGGCCCTGGCCGACAAGGCCCTGGCCCTGGCGCTGAGCGGCGAGCCTGTAGCCACCGACGCGCCTGCCATCATCTCCGCGGTCGCCAATGTCTATCCGGAGAAGGCCTTCGACTTCGCGCTCGCGCACCGCGCCGCGATCGAAGCCATGCTGGAGCCCACCAGCCGGACCAGCTTCTTCACCGGCCTGGGCGGCCGCAGCCACGATCCGGCCATGGAGCAGAAGCTGGCCGCCTTCGCCAAGACGGCGCCGGCCTCCAGCCGCGGGGAGGCCGACAAGGCGATCGCCGCCGTTCGTGTCCGGATCGACGTGACGACCAAGCGCCTGCCGGAGGTCGACCGCTGGCTGGCCACCCACCCGGGCTAG
- a CDS encoding DUF5961 family protein — protein MPVKDATLQRRFAVHGAAEAPSRAHMIEGASFEDAALHFVENFHPTANANDEVSLMVEACDTGERQCFRVHTDTGETAPCD, from the coding sequence ATGCCGGTCAAGGACGCCACCCTGCAGCGACGCTTCGCCGTCCACGGCGCGGCGGAGGCCCCGTCGCGCGCCCACATGATCGAGGGCGCCAGCTTCGAGGATGCGGCGCTGCACTTCGTGGAGAACTTCCACCCGACCGCGAACGCCAACGACGAGGTGTCGCTGATGGTCGAGGCCTGCGACACCGGCGAGCGCCAGTGCTTCCGCGTCCACACCGACACCGGCGAGACCGCCCCCTGCGACTGA
- a CDS encoding OsmC family protein gives MIRKAHAVWRGTGRDGNGELTTDSGVLSETPYSYKTRFESERGTNPEELIAAAHAGCFTMALAFQLQAAGFTPTELSTEAAVSLDPDGQGFKISKSALTLRAQVPGLDQAKFDELARNAEQNCPVSKLLKAGITLDATLG, from the coding sequence ATGATCCGCAAGGCGCACGCCGTTTGGCGCGGCACGGGACGTGACGGCAATGGCGAGCTGACCACCGACTCCGGCGTGCTTTCCGAGACGCCCTACTCCTACAAGACGCGTTTCGAGTCCGAGCGGGGGACCAATCCGGAGGAGCTGATCGCGGCGGCCCACGCCGGCTGCTTCACCATGGCCCTGGCTTTCCAGCTGCAGGCCGCCGGCTTCACCCCCACCGAGTTGTCCACCGAGGCCGCCGTCTCCCTCGATCCCGACGGCCAGGGGTTCAAGATCTCCAAGTCGGCGCTGACGCTTCGCGCCCAGGTCCCGGGCCTCGACCAGGCGAAGTTCGACGAGCTCGCCCGCAACGCCGAGCAGAACTGCCCGGTCTCCAAGCTGCTCAAGGCCGGGATCACGCTGGACGCGACGCTCGGCTAA
- a CDS encoding family 16 glycosylhydrolase, translating into MTYYNYRGVAMPESATESGRIVGTSAGGETITAPAGDTSISGEGGGDVLIGSSGDNRFWITDPKDVVQEQPNAGIDTEIGWTSIKLAPNIENLTVNNGFNYAVGNAMDNLIVVDDATHWLYGGAGNDVLVGPATQKGTFIVKAGEGNDVIYNWNGNDQVQLLGYNFTTASQIRGAMTQQGSDVVLALPTGESLTFRGTTVAAFNNNQFLLPLDTSKLGAMTFDDEFNSLSLYDPSKQVGTWNTNFGGNLKDQWAYTLVSNGETEVYVQPGFQGRGEQDIGVNPFSVSNGVLTITAAPVAANAAYATWNRDYTSGMLNTLGSFEQKYGYFEMRAELPTATGTWPAFWMMPSPFVPNVEGDIMEALAATPNVDYRRAFGGDATQYDNTYKIDPTGFHTYGMLWTPSTVTFYYDGVAVLQGATPANWTNPMAMIVNMATGGWGGNADPTMFPAQMQVDYIRAYALADGSTQVVNGTPVAPVATLHDDGPTSGQANAPMAFADSGQPVTSAHIQIYDSKPTTLPPGKTFAIWEDSGAVFGAVSDGSTLATPTALMAGTASQFIGAGTWLTDGKVVFAYFQPNASGGQDVWDMVFDPSKLTFVRQDLGPATGGVHFVATGDGGFAVSWHAPDGTVQARGYDEYAYGGDVPGWYGPVRQVTGDFVGITADGHVIAANGSGQELYDLMNASIDSSGNTAPPPPASTQIAFSTPSVALAEGNSGITAFSYTLTRTGPTTAASTVNWGVSGSGSNPANAADFQNGVLPSGSVTFAAGETSKVITVNVVGDTTTESDETFTVSLSGASGATLGMATASGTITNDDTTSSGGGGGTTSGVVLTANDSGQTLSGGAGNDTLVAGHNADTLTGAAGGDAFVFKYLPWNAGHITDFAVGADKLDFSALFSASGYAGSDPVKDGYVSLQSDGAGGTNVFYDTDGPGSGNTIQYKITDLDHVSPTGLTWAQLSTGTGGGTTPPPPTNPQIAFSTPSVALAEGNSGITAFSYTLTRTGPTTAASTVNWGVSGSGSNPANAADFQNGVLPSGSVTFAAGETSKVITVNVVGDTTTESDETFTVSLSGASGATLGSATASGTITNDDTTSGGGGGTSSGVVLTANDSGQTLSGGAGNDTLVAGHNADTLTGAGGGDAFVFKYLPWNAGHITDFAVGTDKLDFSALFSASGYAGADPVKDGYVSLQSDEAGGTKVYFDTDGPGTANPWPTLITTLDHVAPTGLTWASLSTGASSGGTTAPPPPTGGTPGVVLTSSKYGDTLTGGAGNDTLNAGQGPDQLTGAAGADHFVWNNLPWNPGHVTDFTPGTDVLDLRPLFAAAGYTGTNPIADQVLQFQADGAGNTKVYFDPDGPGGQWGTTITTLDHVAPSQISSSDWLFH; encoded by the coding sequence GTGACCTATTACAACTACCGCGGTGTTGCGATGCCCGAGAGCGCGACCGAGTCGGGTCGCATTGTCGGCACATCAGCCGGCGGCGAGACCATCACGGCGCCGGCCGGGGACACCTCGATCTCGGGTGAAGGCGGCGGCGACGTCCTGATCGGTTCGTCCGGCGACAACCGGTTCTGGATCACCGATCCCAAGGACGTGGTGCAGGAGCAGCCGAACGCCGGGATCGACACCGAGATCGGCTGGACGTCGATCAAGCTCGCCCCGAACATCGAGAACCTGACGGTCAACAACGGCTTCAACTACGCCGTCGGCAACGCCATGGACAACCTGATCGTCGTCGATGACGCGACGCACTGGCTCTACGGCGGGGCGGGCAACGACGTGCTGGTGGGCCCCGCGACCCAGAAGGGGACCTTCATCGTCAAGGCCGGCGAAGGCAACGACGTCATCTACAACTGGAACGGCAACGACCAGGTCCAGCTGCTCGGCTACAACTTCACGACGGCGAGCCAGATCAGGGGCGCGATGACCCAGCAGGGGTCCGACGTCGTGCTGGCGTTGCCGACCGGCGAAAGCCTGACCTTCCGCGGAACCACGGTCGCGGCCTTCAACAACAACCAGTTCCTGTTGCCGCTCGACACCTCGAAGCTCGGCGCGATGACCTTCGACGACGAGTTCAACAGCCTGTCGCTCTACGATCCGTCCAAGCAGGTCGGGACCTGGAACACCAACTTCGGCGGCAACCTGAAGGACCAGTGGGCCTACACCCTGGTCTCCAACGGCGAGACCGAGGTCTACGTCCAGCCCGGCTTCCAGGGCCGCGGCGAGCAGGACATCGGGGTCAACCCGTTCTCGGTCTCCAACGGCGTGCTGACCATCACCGCCGCGCCGGTCGCGGCGAACGCCGCCTACGCGACCTGGAACCGCGACTACACCTCGGGGATGCTCAACACCCTCGGGTCGTTCGAGCAGAAGTACGGCTACTTCGAGATGCGCGCCGAGCTGCCGACCGCCACCGGCACCTGGCCGGCGTTCTGGATGATGCCCTCGCCCTTCGTGCCCAACGTCGAGGGCGACATCATGGAGGCGCTGGCCGCCACGCCGAACGTGGACTATCGCCGCGCCTTCGGCGGTGACGCCACCCAGTACGACAACACCTACAAGATCGATCCGACCGGCTTCCACACCTACGGCATGCTGTGGACGCCCTCGACGGTGACCTTCTACTACGACGGCGTCGCGGTGCTGCAGGGGGCGACCCCGGCCAACTGGACCAACCCCATGGCGATGATCGTCAACATGGCGACCGGCGGCTGGGGCGGCAACGCCGATCCGACCATGTTCCCGGCGCAGATGCAGGTCGACTACATCCGCGCCTACGCGCTGGCGGACGGCTCGACGCAGGTCGTGAACGGGACACCGGTCGCGCCCGTGGCCACCCTGCACGACGACGGGCCGACCAGCGGCCAGGCCAATGCGCCGATGGCCTTCGCCGACAGCGGCCAGCCGGTGACCAGCGCCCATATCCAGATCTACGACTCCAAGCCCACGACCTTGCCGCCCGGCAAGACCTTCGCGATCTGGGAGGACTCCGGCGCGGTGTTCGGCGCGGTGTCGGACGGCAGCACGCTGGCCACCCCGACGGCGCTGATGGCCGGCACGGCCAGCCAGTTCATCGGCGCCGGGACCTGGCTGACCGACGGCAAGGTGGTGTTCGCCTACTTCCAACCGAACGCCTCGGGCGGCCAGGACGTCTGGGACATGGTGTTCGATCCGTCGAAGCTGACGTTCGTGCGCCAGGACCTCGGGCCGGCCACCGGCGGCGTGCACTTCGTGGCCACCGGCGACGGGGGGTTCGCGGTCAGCTGGCACGCGCCGGACGGCACGGTGCAGGCGCGCGGCTATGACGAATACGCCTACGGCGGCGACGTCCCCGGCTGGTACGGCCCGGTGCGGCAGGTGACCGGCGACTTCGTCGGCATCACCGCCGACGGCCACGTGATCGCCGCCAACGGCTCGGGTCAGGAACTCTACGACCTGATGAACGCCTCGATCGATTCGTCGGGCAACACTGCGCCGCCACCGCCGGCCAGCACGCAGATCGCCTTCTCGACGCCCTCGGTGGCGCTGGCGGAGGGCAACTCCGGGATCACCGCGTTCAGCTACACCCTGACCCGGACCGGCCCGACCACAGCGGCCTCGACGGTGAACTGGGGGGTGAGCGGCTCGGGGAGCAACCCGGCCAACGCCGCCGACTTCCAGAACGGGGTGCTGCCCTCCGGCTCGGTGACCTTTGCGGCCGGCGAGACCAGTAAGGTCATCACCGTCAATGTGGTCGGCGACACCACCACCGAGTCGGACGAGACCTTCACGGTCAGCCTGTCCGGGGCCAGCGGCGCGACCCTGGGGATGGCCACCGCCAGCGGGACCATCACCAACGACGACACCACCAGCAGCGGCGGCGGCGGCGGCACGACCTCCGGCGTGGTGCTGACGGCCAACGATTCCGGCCAGACGCTGAGCGGCGGGGCCGGGAACGACACCCTGGTGGCCGGCCACAACGCCGACACCCTGACCGGGGCCGCCGGCGGCGACGCCTTCGTGTTCAAGTACCTGCCGTGGAACGCCGGCCACATCACCGACTTCGCGGTGGGCGCCGACAAGCTGGACTTCTCGGCCCTGTTCTCGGCGTCCGGCTACGCCGGCTCGGATCCGGTGAAGGACGGCTATGTCAGCCTGCAGTCGGACGGGGCGGGCGGGACCAACGTCTTCTACGACACCGACGGTCCGGGATCGGGCAACACCATCCAGTACAAGATCACCGACCTCGACCACGTCTCGCCCACCGGCCTGACCTGGGCGCAGCTCAGCACGGGGACCGGGGGCGGCACGACCCCGCCGCCGCCGACCAATCCGCAGATCGCCTTCTCCACGCCATCGGTGGCGCTGGCGGAGGGCAACTCCGGGATCACCGCGTTCAGCTACACCCTGACCCGGACCGGCCCGACCACAGCGGCCTCGACGGTGAACTGGGGGGTGAGCGGCTCGGGGAGCAACCCGGCCAACGCCGCCGACTTCCAGAACGGGGTGCTGCCCTCGGGCTCGGTGACGTTCGCGGCAGGCGAGACCAGCAAGGTCATCACGGTCAATGTGGTCGGCGACACCACCACCGAGTCGGACGAGACCTTCACGGTCAGCCTGTCCGGCGCCAGCGGCGCGACCCTGGGGTCCGCCACGGCCAGCGGGACCATCACCAACGACGACACCACGAGCGGCGGTGGCGGCGGCACGAGCTCCGGCGTGGTGCTGACGGCCAACGATTCCGGCCAGACGCTGAGCGGCGGGGCGGGGAACGACACCCTGGTGGCCGGCCACAACGCCGACACCCTGACCGGGGCGGGCGGCGGCGACGCCTTCGTGTTCAAGTACCTGCCGTGGAACGCCGGCCACATCACCGACTTCGCGGTCGGGACCGACAAGCTGGACTTCTCGGCCCTGTTCTCGGCGTCCGGCTACGCCGGCGCAGACCCGGTGAAGGACGGCTATGTCAGCCTGCAGTCCGACGAGGCCGGCGGGACCAAGGTCTATTTCGACACCGACGGACCCGGGACGGCCAATCCCTGGCCGACGCTGATCACCACCCTGGACCACGTCGCGCCCACCGGGCTGACCTGGGCGTCCCTGAGCACGGGTGCCAGTTCGGGCGGCACGACGGCCCCGCCGCCGCCGACCGGCGGGACTCCGGGCGTGGTGCTGACCTCGTCCAAGTACGGCGACACGCTCACGGGCGGCGCGGGCAACGACACGCTGAACGCCGGACAGGGACCGGACCAGCTGACCGGCGCCGCCGGCGCGGATCACTTCGTGTGGAACAACCTGCCGTGGAATCCGGGCCACGTGACCGACTTCACGCCGGGTACGGATGTGCTGGACCTGCGGCCGCTGTTCGCGGCGGCGGGCTACACCGGGACCAATCCGATCGCCGATCAGGTCCTGCAGTTCCAGGCGGACGGCGCGGGCAACACCAAGGTCTATTTCGACCCCGACGGGCCGGGCGGGCAGTGGGGAACCACCATCACCACCCTGGATCACGTGGCGCCGTCACAGATCAGCTCGAGCGACTGGCTGTTCCACTAG
- a CDS encoding sulfate/molybdate ABC transporter ATP-binding protein codes for MNFRPAADTSSSDLSLEISGISKSYSRFPALKGVSLQAHDKEFLALLGPSGSGKTTLLRVLAGLEQPDAGEVRFGGEDFLALPVRRRRVGMVFQHYALFRHMTVAQNIAFGLTVRPRAERPSKAEVKERVTDLLSLVQLEGLEKRFPAQLSGGQRQRVALARALAIEPRMLLLDEPFGALDAQVRRELRRWLRELHDRAGVTTVFVTHDQEEALDLADRVAILKDGELIQLGTPNEVYENPATPFVYDFLGAACRLPGVVDGGRLTIADWETEAPKGALAGAVEVFFRPDEVAFAPADGAGLAAQVRAVAARGPDVRIECLIEGQVLELEAHGPTMPTGVAPGLAVRVKPLRPRVYPA; via the coding sequence GTGAACTTTCGGCCAGCCGCAGACACTAGCTCGTCGGACCTCTCCCTGGAGATCAGTGGGATCTCGAAATCCTACAGCCGCTTCCCGGCGCTGAAGGGCGTTTCACTGCAGGCCCACGACAAGGAGTTCCTGGCCCTGCTCGGCCCGTCGGGCTCGGGCAAGACCACCCTGCTGCGGGTGCTGGCGGGGCTCGAACAGCCGGACGCCGGCGAGGTGCGGTTCGGCGGCGAGGACTTCCTGGCCCTGCCGGTGCGCCGCCGCCGCGTGGGGATGGTGTTCCAGCACTATGCGCTCTTCCGGCACATGACGGTGGCGCAGAACATCGCGTTCGGGCTCACCGTCCGCCCGCGCGCCGAGCGGCCGAGCAAGGCCGAGGTGAAGGAGCGGGTCACCGACCTGTTGTCGCTGGTGCAGCTGGAGGGGCTGGAGAAGCGCTTCCCGGCCCAGCTGTCGGGCGGCCAGCGGCAGCGGGTGGCGCTGGCCCGGGCGTTGGCCATCGAGCCCCGGATGCTGCTGCTGGACGAGCCGTTCGGGGCGCTGGACGCCCAGGTGCGGCGCGAGCTGCGACGCTGGCTGCGGGAGTTGCACGACCGGGCCGGAGTGACCACCGTCTTCGTCACCCACGACCAGGAGGAGGCGCTGGACCTCGCCGACCGCGTCGCGATCCTGAAGGACGGCGAGTTGATCCAGCTGGGCACGCCGAATGAGGTCTACGAGAACCCGGCGACCCCCTTCGTCTACGACTTCCTGGGGGCCGCTTGCCGGCTGCCGGGCGTGGTCGACGGCGGGCGGCTGACGATCGCCGACTGGGAGACCGAGGCCCCGAAGGGTGCGCTGGCCGGGGCGGTGGAGGTGTTCTTCCGGCCCGACGAGGTGGCGTTCGCGCCGGCCGACGGCGCCGGGCTGGCGGCGCAGGTGCGGGCGGTGGCGGCGCGCGGGCCGGACGTGCGCATCGAGTGCCTGATCGAGGGGCAGGTGCTGGAGTTGGAGGCCCACGGGCCGACCATGCCGACGGGGGTCGCGCCCGGGCTGGCGGTGCGGGTCAAGCCGCTGCGGCCGCGCGTCTATCCAGCTTGA